The following coding sequences lie in one Carassius carassius chromosome 1, fCarCar2.1, whole genome shotgun sequence genomic window:
- the LOC132144361 gene encoding dexamethasone-induced protein homolog, with protein sequence MTNSLDPAESLISELPYMFYLGLFFVNVLILYYAFLMEYIVLNVGIVFLPEDMDQALVDLGVLSDPASLPYDTDTELDVFEGYLE encoded by the coding sequence ATGACAAACTCATTAGATCCAGCGGAATCGCTCATCAGCGAGCTCCCATATATGTTTTATCTCGGCCTGTTTTTTGTCAATGTCTTAATTCTCTACTATGCCTTTTTAATGGAATACATAGTCCTTAATGTAGGGATAGTGTTCTTGCCAGAGGATATGGACCAGGCACTGGTGGATTTGGGGGTACTTTCTGACCCAGCCTCGCTTCCATAcgacacagacacagagctggatGTTTTTGAAGGATATCTGGAATAA